The DNA segment CTGTGTCGATTGAATATGCGTCTTGTGTATGCATCAACAACAAAGGATGGGCGTTTAAACGCATAGAGTAGTATAGAGTCAGCCGTTTCTTGTCCAATTCCGTTAACCGTAAGTAATTGTGCACGCAGTTCATCAAGGGACATGTGATCAAGGGCGGAAAACGAACAGGATGCAATATCGTCAAACCAAAGAAGCAGGTTGCGTAGGCGCTTGGCTTTAACATTGTAATATCCTGCTGGACGGATAAGTGCAGCGAGTTCGTCCTGTGGAAGATCCAGCAATGTCTGTGGGGCAAGAAGGTTTCGTTGTTTCAGGTTTTGAATGGCTTTCTCAACGTTTTTCCAGTTTGTATTTTGTGTAAGAACAGCGCCAACCATTATCTCAAACGCACTGTCAGCAGGCCACCAATTACTGCTACCAAGTTCGCCATGCAGAGCAGAAAACATATCTAGAAGTAGTTTTTCACGATTCATAATGTTTTTAACTTTACGCTTACCTGCAGCTGCTGACAAGAATGCGCAGTTGCATTTAGTTGTTTGTACAAGAAATATTGACGGTGCTTGTCTGCAATGCTGCCGTATATTGTTTGAGGTGTTGGCTAGGGATGAGAAGTAAGAACTGAATTTTTGGGACTTTTTTCAATTTTTTGAATATGTGAGCGCTTGAAAAGAAAATTATATTTGGGCTAATATCAAGTTATATTCTATAAAGTTAGTTTTTATGAACATATCTTAGCATGTTATGGTGTAGTAATTTTATGAAAGTATAATGTTGTGAACT comes from the Halodesulfovibrio marinisediminis DSM 17456 genome and includes:
- a CDS encoding endonuclease III domain-containing protein, which encodes MNREKLLLDMFSALHGELGSSNWWPADSAFEIMVGAVLTQNTNWKNVEKAIQNLKQRNLLAPQTLLDLPQDELAALIRPAGYYNVKAKRLRNLLLWFDDIASCSFSALDHMSLDELRAQLLTVNGIGQETADSILLYAFKRPSFVVDAYTRRIFNRHSLIEEDIMYEDLRDFFMDVLPHDVHLFNEFHAHIVRTAKKWCTKSKALCETCPLRSFLE